One genomic region from Vanacampus margaritifer isolate UIUO_Vmar chromosome 2, RoL_Vmar_1.0, whole genome shotgun sequence encodes:
- the LOC144043577 gene encoding mediator of RNA polymerase II transcription subunit 15-like isoform X2: MYLKACVVNKDTARLSDDSLPSSRLKRVINLFRSAVAMEVTGSDNDWRCLQFRQKVVAQIEEAMRKAGSGHNKSGTDIENHVFVKAKSREEYLSLVARLIIHYRDIHKKTLGSPNPINALTNLTAVEGGPGAIGMGSCPPGAPVGVMGVMAPMQIGQHAMPGVSGNQQPLGTPAQLSMQQQQQHNLQFQQHQLQVQQQMRAQQQQQQQQQNQMHQSRMEQQMVQLQLHQQQQAQSIQHMVQQQAQPAAFPLKTWPGPMQPLLQQQQQQAAMVPQSLAGQMAPSQHVPINLLSQHQHQLKMQQVFQARAAAVQTQMAAGSGQVSSGLPLGIGHGIIAFHQVSSSAQLVRPNMQIPARMPRPSLAPSIPPHNMAQQVHQHAMMSSPSPMQIQTSQSMLPPHQPSPQPPNSAGSSPPPSLGGFQLSPSPQPPQSPATTKTPQNYGVPSPGSLSTPERKKDLSKMKSLLNILSDPNTRCPLKTMQKSEIASEKLKNDMAVYLCQPLLDAIMANLRSPVFNHSLHRTFGPAMATINGPPITGPSVSLWKRKQEEDERQTVPNILQGEVARLDVKFLVHLDPAHCSNNGAVHLVCKLEDKNLPSVPPLQLSVPADYPDQSPYWADHADQYGANHFLQAVHRTLASKLLQLPDKHSLTEVLHTWAQSVRQACLSCA; the protein is encoded by the exons ATGTACTTGAAAGCCTGTGTTGTCAATAAAGACACCGCACGTTTGTCAGACGACTCCCTTCCAAGTTCGCGTCTAAAACGTGTTATTAACTTGTTCCGATCCGCCGTTGCCATGGAGGTAACGGGATCCGACAACGACTGGAGATGTCTTCAGTTCAGGCAGAAAGTCGTCGCTCAGAT TGAGGAGGCCATGAGAAAGGCGGGAAGCGGACACAACAAGTCCGGCACGGACATTGAGAACCACGTTTTCGTCAAAGCCAAGTCTAGA GAGGAGTACCTGTCCCTGGTGGCCAGGCTCATCATCCACTACCGCGACATCC ACAAGAAGACCCTGGGAAGTCCAA ATCCCATCAATGCCCTGACTAACCTGACAGCCGTCGAAGGGGGCCCGGGCGCTATCGGTATGGGGTCCTGCCCTCCCGGTGCCCCTGTAGGGGTCATGGGGGTCATGGCGCCCATGCAGATAGGCCAGCATGCTATGCCTGGGGTGTCTGGAAACCAGCAACcct TGGGGACTCCGGCCCAGTTGTCcatgcagcagcaacagcaacacAACTTGCAGTTCCAGCAGCATCAACTCCAGGTTCAGCAGCAGATGAGagcccagcagcagcagcagcagcagcagcagaaccaG ATGCATCAGTCCAGGATGGAGCAGCAGATGGTGCAGTTACAGctgcatcagcagcagcaggcgcAGTCCATTCAGCACATGGTCCAGCAGCAGGCACAACCGGCAGCGTTTCCGCTG AAAACCTGGCCGGGCCCGATGCAGCCACTgctgcagcaacagcagcagcaggccgCCATGGTGCCACAGTCTCTGGCCGGACAGATGGCGCCCTCCCAGCACGTCCCCATCAACTTGCTGAGTCAGCACCAGCACCAGCTCAAGATGCAGCAGGTCTTCCAG GCCCGGGCGGCGGCCGTTCAGACGCAGATGGCCGCCGGGTCAGGACAGGTGAGTAGCGGCCTTCCCCTGGGAATCGGACATGGAATCATTGCCTTCCATCAGGTGTCCTCTTCCGCCCAGCTGGTGCGTCCCAACATGCAGATCCCGGCCCGGATGCCCCGACCCTCTCTGGCTCCGTCCATCCCACCCCACAACATGGCTCAACAG GTGCATCAGCATGCGATGATGTCGTCGCCCTCGCCCATGCAGATCCAGACTTCCCAGTCCATGCTGCCACCCCACCAGCCCTCTCCTCAGCCACCCAACTCAGCCGG CTCCAGTCCCCCGCCCTCTCTGGGGGGTTTCCAGCTCAGCCCGTCCCCTCAGCCGCCACAGAGTCCGGCTACCACCAAGACACCCCAGAACTATGGGGTGCCGTCGCCCGGCTCGCTTAGCACTCCAG AGCGAAAGAAGGACCTCAGCAAGATGAAGAGTCTCCTCAACATCCTCTCGGACCCCAACACCAG GTGCCCTCTGAAGACGATGCAGAAGAGTGAGATTGCATCAGAGAAGCTGAAGAACGACATGGCAGTG taTTTGTGTCAGCCACTACTCGACGCCATCATGGCCAACCTTCGCTCTCCCGTCTTTAACCACTCACTACACCGCACCTTCGGCCCCGCCATGGCCACCATAAACGGGCCGCCCATTAC CGGCCCGTCGGTTTCGTTGTGGAAGAGGAAGCAGGAGGAGGACGAGCGTCAGACGGTCCCCAACATCCTGCAGGGGGAGGTGGCCCGGCTGGACGTCAAGTTCCTGGTGCACCTGGACCCGGCCCACTGCAGCAACAACGGCGCCGTGCACCTCGTGTGCAAACTGG AGGACAAAAACCTTCCGAGTGTTCCTCCGTTGCAACTCAGCGTTCCCGCAGACTATCCGGACCAAAGTCCTTACTGGGCCGACCACGCCGACCAGTATG GTGCCAACCACTTCCTGCAGGCGGTGCACAGGACCCTGGCGTCCAAGCTGCTGCAGCTTCCTGACAAGCACTCGCTGACTGAGGTTCTGCACACGTGGGCGCAGAGTGTCCGCCAGGCGTGTTTGTCCTGCGCGTGA
- the LOC144043577 gene encoding uncharacterized protein LOC144043577 isoform X3: protein MYLKACVVNKDTARLSDDSLPSSRLKRVINLFRSAVAMEVTGSDNDWRCLQFRQKVVAQIEEAMRKAGSGHNKSGTDIENHVFVKAKSREEYLSLVARLIIHYRDIHKKTLGSPNPINALTNLTAVEGGPGAIGMGSCPPGAPVGVMGVMAPMQIGQHAMPGVSGNQQPLGTPAQLSMQQQQQHNLQFQQHQLQVQQQMRAQQQQQQQQQNQMHQSRMEQQMVQLQLHQQQQAQSIQHMVQQQAQPAAFPLKTWPGPMQPLLQQQQQQAAMVPQSLAGQMAPSQHVPINLLSQHQHQLKMQQVFQARAAAVQTQMAAGSGQVSSGLPLGIGHGIIAFHQVSSSAQLVRPNMQIPARMPRPSLAPSIPPHNMAQQVHQHAMMSSPSPMQIQTSQSMLPPHQPSPQPPNSAGSSPPPSLGGFQLSPSPQPPQSPATTKTPQNYGVPSPGSLSTPERKKDLSKMKSLLNILSDPNTSGRQLVNVTMATTFLSFLIFRCPLKTMQKSEIASEKLKNDMAVRPVGFVVEEEAGGGRASDGPQHPAGGGGPAGRQVPGAPGPGPLQQQRRRAPRVQTGGQKPSECSSVATQRSRRLSGPKSLLGRPRRPVWCQPLPAGGAQDPGVQAAAAS, encoded by the exons ATGTACTTGAAAGCCTGTGTTGTCAATAAAGACACCGCACGTTTGTCAGACGACTCCCTTCCAAGTTCGCGTCTAAAACGTGTTATTAACTTGTTCCGATCCGCCGTTGCCATGGAGGTAACGGGATCCGACAACGACTGGAGATGTCTTCAGTTCAGGCAGAAAGTCGTCGCTCAGAT TGAGGAGGCCATGAGAAAGGCGGGAAGCGGACACAACAAGTCCGGCACGGACATTGAGAACCACGTTTTCGTCAAAGCCAAGTCTAGA GAGGAGTACCTGTCCCTGGTGGCCAGGCTCATCATCCACTACCGCGACATCC ACAAGAAGACCCTGGGAAGTCCAA ATCCCATCAATGCCCTGACTAACCTGACAGCCGTCGAAGGGGGCCCGGGCGCTATCGGTATGGGGTCCTGCCCTCCCGGTGCCCCTGTAGGGGTCATGGGGGTCATGGCGCCCATGCAGATAGGCCAGCATGCTATGCCTGGGGTGTCTGGAAACCAGCAACcct TGGGGACTCCGGCCCAGTTGTCcatgcagcagcaacagcaacacAACTTGCAGTTCCAGCAGCATCAACTCCAGGTTCAGCAGCAGATGAGagcccagcagcagcagcagcagcagcagcagaaccaG ATGCATCAGTCCAGGATGGAGCAGCAGATGGTGCAGTTACAGctgcatcagcagcagcaggcgcAGTCCATTCAGCACATGGTCCAGCAGCAGGCACAACCGGCAGCGTTTCCGCTG AAAACCTGGCCGGGCCCGATGCAGCCACTgctgcagcaacagcagcagcaggccgCCATGGTGCCACAGTCTCTGGCCGGACAGATGGCGCCCTCCCAGCACGTCCCCATCAACTTGCTGAGTCAGCACCAGCACCAGCTCAAGATGCAGCAGGTCTTCCAG GCCCGGGCGGCGGCCGTTCAGACGCAGATGGCCGCCGGGTCAGGACAGGTGAGTAGCGGCCTTCCCCTGGGAATCGGACATGGAATCATTGCCTTCCATCAGGTGTCCTCTTCCGCCCAGCTGGTGCGTCCCAACATGCAGATCCCGGCCCGGATGCCCCGACCCTCTCTGGCTCCGTCCATCCCACCCCACAACATGGCTCAACAG GTGCATCAGCATGCGATGATGTCGTCGCCCTCGCCCATGCAGATCCAGACTTCCCAGTCCATGCTGCCACCCCACCAGCCCTCTCCTCAGCCACCCAACTCAGCCGG CTCCAGTCCCCCGCCCTCTCTGGGGGGTTTCCAGCTCAGCCCGTCCCCTCAGCCGCCACAGAGTCCGGCTACCACCAAGACACCCCAGAACTATGGGGTGCCGTCGCCCGGCTCGCTTAGCACTCCAG AGCGAAAGAAGGACCTCAGCAAGATGAAGAGTCTCCTCAACATCCTCTCGGACCCCAACACCAG TGGCAGACAGCTGGTAAATGTTACCATGGCGACAACGTTCTTAAGTTTCCTGATCTTCAGGTGCCCTCTGAAGACGATGCAGAAGAGTGAGATTGCATCAGAGAAGCTGAAGAACGACATGGCAGTG CGGCCCGTCGGTTTCGTTGTGGAAGAGGAAGCAGGAGGAGGACGAGCGTCAGACGGTCCCCAACATCCTGCAGGGGGAGGTGGCCCGGCTGGACGTCAAGTTCCTGGTGCACCTGGACCCGGCCCACTGCAGCAACAACGGCGCCGTGCACCTCGTGTGCAAACTGG AGGACAAAAACCTTCCGAGTGTTCCTCCGTTGCAACTCAGCGTTCCCGCAGACTATCCGGACCAAAGTCCTTACTGGGCCGACCACGCCGACCAGTATG GTGCCAACCACTTCCTGCAGGCGGTGCACAGGACCCTGGCGTCCAAGCTGCTGCAGCTTCCTGA
- the LOC144043577 gene encoding mediator of RNA polymerase II transcription subunit 15-like isoform X1: protein MYLKACVVNKDTARLSDDSLPSSRLKRVINLFRSAVAMEVTGSDNDWRCLQFRQKVVAQIEEAMRKAGSGHNKSGTDIENHVFVKAKSREEYLSLVARLIIHYRDIHKKTLGSPNPINALTNLTAVEGGPGAIGMGSCPPGAPVGVMGVMAPMQIGQHAMPGVSGNQQPLGTPAQLSMQQQQQHNLQFQQHQLQVQQQMRAQQQQQQQQQNQMHQSRMEQQMVQLQLHQQQQAQSIQHMVQQQAQPAAFPLKTWPGPMQPLLQQQQQQAAMVPQSLAGQMAPSQHVPINLLSQHQHQLKMQQVFQARAAAVQTQMAAGSGQVSSGLPLGIGHGIIAFHQVSSSAQLVRPNMQIPARMPRPSLAPSIPPHNMAQQVHQHAMMSSPSPMQIQTSQSMLPPHQPSPQPPNSAGSSPPPSLGGFQLSPSPQPPQSPATTKTPQNYGVPSPGSLSTPERKKDLSKMKSLLNILSDPNTSGRQLVNVTMATTFLSFLIFRCPLKTMQKSEIASEKLKNDMAVYLCQPLLDAIMANLRSPVFNHSLHRTFGPAMATINGPPITGPSVSLWKRKQEEDERQTVPNILQGEVARLDVKFLVHLDPAHCSNNGAVHLVCKLEDKNLPSVPPLQLSVPADYPDQSPYWADHADQYGANHFLQAVHRTLASKLLQLPDKHSLTEVLHTWAQSVRQACLSCA, encoded by the exons ATGTACTTGAAAGCCTGTGTTGTCAATAAAGACACCGCACGTTTGTCAGACGACTCCCTTCCAAGTTCGCGTCTAAAACGTGTTATTAACTTGTTCCGATCCGCCGTTGCCATGGAGGTAACGGGATCCGACAACGACTGGAGATGTCTTCAGTTCAGGCAGAAAGTCGTCGCTCAGAT TGAGGAGGCCATGAGAAAGGCGGGAAGCGGACACAACAAGTCCGGCACGGACATTGAGAACCACGTTTTCGTCAAAGCCAAGTCTAGA GAGGAGTACCTGTCCCTGGTGGCCAGGCTCATCATCCACTACCGCGACATCC ACAAGAAGACCCTGGGAAGTCCAA ATCCCATCAATGCCCTGACTAACCTGACAGCCGTCGAAGGGGGCCCGGGCGCTATCGGTATGGGGTCCTGCCCTCCCGGTGCCCCTGTAGGGGTCATGGGGGTCATGGCGCCCATGCAGATAGGCCAGCATGCTATGCCTGGGGTGTCTGGAAACCAGCAACcct TGGGGACTCCGGCCCAGTTGTCcatgcagcagcaacagcaacacAACTTGCAGTTCCAGCAGCATCAACTCCAGGTTCAGCAGCAGATGAGagcccagcagcagcagcagcagcagcagcagaaccaG ATGCATCAGTCCAGGATGGAGCAGCAGATGGTGCAGTTACAGctgcatcagcagcagcaggcgcAGTCCATTCAGCACATGGTCCAGCAGCAGGCACAACCGGCAGCGTTTCCGCTG AAAACCTGGCCGGGCCCGATGCAGCCACTgctgcagcaacagcagcagcaggccgCCATGGTGCCACAGTCTCTGGCCGGACAGATGGCGCCCTCCCAGCACGTCCCCATCAACTTGCTGAGTCAGCACCAGCACCAGCTCAAGATGCAGCAGGTCTTCCAG GCCCGGGCGGCGGCCGTTCAGACGCAGATGGCCGCCGGGTCAGGACAGGTGAGTAGCGGCCTTCCCCTGGGAATCGGACATGGAATCATTGCCTTCCATCAGGTGTCCTCTTCCGCCCAGCTGGTGCGTCCCAACATGCAGATCCCGGCCCGGATGCCCCGACCCTCTCTGGCTCCGTCCATCCCACCCCACAACATGGCTCAACAG GTGCATCAGCATGCGATGATGTCGTCGCCCTCGCCCATGCAGATCCAGACTTCCCAGTCCATGCTGCCACCCCACCAGCCCTCTCCTCAGCCACCCAACTCAGCCGG CTCCAGTCCCCCGCCCTCTCTGGGGGGTTTCCAGCTCAGCCCGTCCCCTCAGCCGCCACAGAGTCCGGCTACCACCAAGACACCCCAGAACTATGGGGTGCCGTCGCCCGGCTCGCTTAGCACTCCAG AGCGAAAGAAGGACCTCAGCAAGATGAAGAGTCTCCTCAACATCCTCTCGGACCCCAACACCAG TGGCAGACAGCTGGTAAATGTTACCATGGCGACAACGTTCTTAAGTTTCCTGATCTTCAGGTGCCCTCTGAAGACGATGCAGAAGAGTGAGATTGCATCAGAGAAGCTGAAGAACGACATGGCAGTG taTTTGTGTCAGCCACTACTCGACGCCATCATGGCCAACCTTCGCTCTCCCGTCTTTAACCACTCACTACACCGCACCTTCGGCCCCGCCATGGCCACCATAAACGGGCCGCCCATTAC CGGCCCGTCGGTTTCGTTGTGGAAGAGGAAGCAGGAGGAGGACGAGCGTCAGACGGTCCCCAACATCCTGCAGGGGGAGGTGGCCCGGCTGGACGTCAAGTTCCTGGTGCACCTGGACCCGGCCCACTGCAGCAACAACGGCGCCGTGCACCTCGTGTGCAAACTGG AGGACAAAAACCTTCCGAGTGTTCCTCCGTTGCAACTCAGCGTTCCCGCAGACTATCCGGACCAAAGTCCTTACTGGGCCGACCACGCCGACCAGTATG GTGCCAACCACTTCCTGCAGGCGGTGCACAGGACCCTGGCGTCCAAGCTGCTGCAGCTTCCTGACAAGCACTCGCTGACTGAGGTTCTGCACACGTGGGCGCAGAGTGTCCGCCAGGCGTGTTTGTCCTGCGCGTGA
- the LOC144043577 gene encoding uncharacterized protein LOC144043577 isoform X4 gives MYLKACVVNKDTARLSDDSLPSSRLKRVINLFRSAVAMEVTGSDNDWRCLQFRQKVVAQIEEAMRKAGSGHNKSGTDIENHVFVKAKSREEYLSLVARLIIHYRDIHKKTLGSPNPINALTNLTAVEGGPGAIGMGSCPPGAPVGVMGVMAPMQIGQHAMPGVSGNQQPLGTPAQLSMQQQQQHNLQFQQHQLQVQQQMRAQQQQQQQQQNQMHQSRMEQQMVQLQLHQQQQAQSIQHMVQQQAQPAAFPLKTWPGPMQPLLQQQQQQAAMVPQSLAGQMAPSQHVPINLLSQHQHQLKMQQVFQARAAAVQTQMAAGSGQVSSGLPLGIGHGIIAFHQVSSSAQLVRPNMQIPARMPRPSLAPSIPPHNMAQQVHQHAMMSSPSPMQIQTSQSMLPPHQPSPQPPNSAGSSPPPSLGGFQLSPSPQPPQSPATTKTPQNYGVPSPGSLSTPERKKDLSKMKSLLNILSDPNTRCPLKTMQKSEIASEKLKNDMAVRPVGFVVEEEAGGGRASDGPQHPAGGGGPAGRQVPGAPGPGPLQQQRRRAPRVQTGGQKPSECSSVATQRSRRLSGPKSLLGRPRRPVWCQPLPAGGAQDPGVQAAAAS, from the exons ATGTACTTGAAAGCCTGTGTTGTCAATAAAGACACCGCACGTTTGTCAGACGACTCCCTTCCAAGTTCGCGTCTAAAACGTGTTATTAACTTGTTCCGATCCGCCGTTGCCATGGAGGTAACGGGATCCGACAACGACTGGAGATGTCTTCAGTTCAGGCAGAAAGTCGTCGCTCAGAT TGAGGAGGCCATGAGAAAGGCGGGAAGCGGACACAACAAGTCCGGCACGGACATTGAGAACCACGTTTTCGTCAAAGCCAAGTCTAGA GAGGAGTACCTGTCCCTGGTGGCCAGGCTCATCATCCACTACCGCGACATCC ACAAGAAGACCCTGGGAAGTCCAA ATCCCATCAATGCCCTGACTAACCTGACAGCCGTCGAAGGGGGCCCGGGCGCTATCGGTATGGGGTCCTGCCCTCCCGGTGCCCCTGTAGGGGTCATGGGGGTCATGGCGCCCATGCAGATAGGCCAGCATGCTATGCCTGGGGTGTCTGGAAACCAGCAACcct TGGGGACTCCGGCCCAGTTGTCcatgcagcagcaacagcaacacAACTTGCAGTTCCAGCAGCATCAACTCCAGGTTCAGCAGCAGATGAGagcccagcagcagcagcagcagcagcagcagaaccaG ATGCATCAGTCCAGGATGGAGCAGCAGATGGTGCAGTTACAGctgcatcagcagcagcaggcgcAGTCCATTCAGCACATGGTCCAGCAGCAGGCACAACCGGCAGCGTTTCCGCTG AAAACCTGGCCGGGCCCGATGCAGCCACTgctgcagcaacagcagcagcaggccgCCATGGTGCCACAGTCTCTGGCCGGACAGATGGCGCCCTCCCAGCACGTCCCCATCAACTTGCTGAGTCAGCACCAGCACCAGCTCAAGATGCAGCAGGTCTTCCAG GCCCGGGCGGCGGCCGTTCAGACGCAGATGGCCGCCGGGTCAGGACAGGTGAGTAGCGGCCTTCCCCTGGGAATCGGACATGGAATCATTGCCTTCCATCAGGTGTCCTCTTCCGCCCAGCTGGTGCGTCCCAACATGCAGATCCCGGCCCGGATGCCCCGACCCTCTCTGGCTCCGTCCATCCCACCCCACAACATGGCTCAACAG GTGCATCAGCATGCGATGATGTCGTCGCCCTCGCCCATGCAGATCCAGACTTCCCAGTCCATGCTGCCACCCCACCAGCCCTCTCCTCAGCCACCCAACTCAGCCGG CTCCAGTCCCCCGCCCTCTCTGGGGGGTTTCCAGCTCAGCCCGTCCCCTCAGCCGCCACAGAGTCCGGCTACCACCAAGACACCCCAGAACTATGGGGTGCCGTCGCCCGGCTCGCTTAGCACTCCAG AGCGAAAGAAGGACCTCAGCAAGATGAAGAGTCTCCTCAACATCCTCTCGGACCCCAACACCAG GTGCCCTCTGAAGACGATGCAGAAGAGTGAGATTGCATCAGAGAAGCTGAAGAACGACATGGCAGTG CGGCCCGTCGGTTTCGTTGTGGAAGAGGAAGCAGGAGGAGGACGAGCGTCAGACGGTCCCCAACATCCTGCAGGGGGAGGTGGCCCGGCTGGACGTCAAGTTCCTGGTGCACCTGGACCCGGCCCACTGCAGCAACAACGGCGCCGTGCACCTCGTGTGCAAACTGG AGGACAAAAACCTTCCGAGTGTTCCTCCGTTGCAACTCAGCGTTCCCGCAGACTATCCGGACCAAAGTCCTTACTGGGCCGACCACGCCGACCAGTATG GTGCCAACCACTTCCTGCAGGCGGTGCACAGGACCCTGGCGTCCAAGCTGCTGCAGCTTCCTGA